TTCAAATCCTCTCATAACAGTGGATTATACACATGATGCTGTATTATTGAACCTAGAAATGATTCGCGACTGGTATATATTAATAAAAAATGATTTAGATAGCCTTGTTGTAATGAGTTGTGTCTATTATTTTTTTGATAATTTTTTTGTACATCTCAATAATTAATTCTTCTCCATTAAATTGAATAAAGTGACTAAATTTAGGCCCTGAGTTCAATTCAACTAAAAAAAGATTGTTTGATGTATCTCTAATTATATCTACACCTACCATTTCAGCTGGAATATGCTGAAAAATTGGTTCAACGAAAGTTTGCAGCTCTTTTAACAAGCAGTTATCAGTTATATGTTTTGAATATCCACCAGGTAAGTTCCAATAGCTAGCTTTAAAACCCTCTTGATCAGTATATCGCTCGTAAGCTAAAACGAGTTCTCTTTTAAAAAAAATAGCTCTGTATTCTTGTTTGGTATTTATGAACTGTTGTGCTAAAGCCACATAATCGTAATCTAGTGATTGTCTATTATAAATAATATGTAGTGCATTAATCAGTTCTTTTTTTAGTTGACAAAGAAAAACATTTTTGGATAATGCGCCTCTATTTCTTTTGATTACCATGGGATATGAGAATTGGCTTTCAATTTTTTTAACTATTTTATCTAAACTGTTAAAACGCGTATATTGTGGGTATTCAGAAGCCTGTTGATAATCAATAAAACCAGTCGTTTTAGGCATATTGATGACACTTTTCAGTATGTGGTAAGTGTGCTCTTTATCTAAACAAATTTGAGCTACAGACTCTGAATTAAACGGAGTGCGGTTACTTTGAAATAAATAATTATTACTAAGCAACTGAACTCTAATCAAATTACCTTCTGGATCTAATAGACGGTATGGAATGTGTAAGCTTTGTAAGGCTTTAGTAAGACAAACTAACTGGGGTAACATCTATGTTATCCTTATTATTCACTGAATTTACTGTTGACTTTAAGAGTTCTGCTTCGAAAAAGAATACTTGCTTACCAAAAGCTGGTACTAAATCGGATAACCAGCAAGCTTTGTCGTTGTACTTTGCGTAAAATATTTTATTACACCACTCTGGATTGCGACTTTGAAGAAATTTTAACTGAATAACTTTTTCTCCAGCAATTTCCTCTATTCCTTCCACTGTGATTTTGCCAGGTGCTGCTGACATAGAGGGGCCTCTTACTGTTCGAGCGAGCCCAGATGTTTTTTGGTAAGCTTGCCTAAAAATTTCATAAGCTTTTACTAACGGTATTTCATAATAAGATTTAGGCCCAGTATCACGCTCGACAAACATATAATAAGGAATCATTCCAAGCTTAACTTGAGTTTGCCACATTTGTTGCCAAATGTTGGGGTCATCATTTATTTTACGAAGTAAGGGGGATTGGCAACGAATACTTGTTCCGGTTGTTAAAATCCGCTGTACAGCTTCTTGAGTTGCTTCAGTCTCTAGTTCCCGCCAGTGATTAAAATGAGCCATAAAAGCAAGATGCTTACCTGACTTATTTACTTTTTCAAAGATATACAGATACTGGTCAGCATCTTGATCAGTAATGAAACGATAGGGCCAAAATGATAATACCTTGCTACCAATCCGTATATTTTGAATATGCTTATAATCATTACTAAGCAAAGGACTAATTAGTTTATCGAGATGGCGAGCAGACATTATCATGGGATCACCACCAGTAATCAGTACATCAGTTATTTCTTTATGGTGCTTTAAATATTGAAAAAATAGCTGGCTTTGATCGGTAGCAAACTTAAGTTGCTTCTCACCAATGAATTGAGGCCAACGAAAACAGAAAGTGCAGTAAGTAAAGCAGGTTTGCCCTGCTGTAGGAAAGATTAATGCGGTTTCTCTATACTTATGCTGAAGTCCAGGAACAGGTGTGCCAGCTAAAAGTGGTACATTATGGACTAATTGTTCTGCCGGATGGGGGTTTAGCTGAGCCCTGACTTTGTGAATAACACGCTTCAACTTATCAGGATAATTTGTTTGATGAATCGCGCTTGCAACTTGATTAAATTGCTTTTTTGATAAAAATTCATGTTGCATGAAGGCTAACTGAAACATTGGATCTTCGGGGATATTATTCCAGTCAATCAATTCGTTGATAACATAATTATTGGTACGAAACGGTAGTACATGGCTTATTACACGCATAGTATGCTTTTGATCATCACTAAGCGCTTGTAACTGGGGGATAGTTTCAAAATTGTTTATATTATAATACTTTAGCTGATAATTTTTCTTTGTCATTCTTTTGTATATTGCCTATGTATTGCTTATTGTAAATTTATCAACTAGTACATAAGATATGCTTGATAGAAAGCAGCTTTTTGTAAAAAAACATAGGTGATCAATATACAGATTAGAAATGAATAAATAAAGAGTTGTAAATACTGACAACTATAAAGGGAGTCATTAGAGTGTTGATGACAGTCGGTATTTACTTCCTTGTAAATAAGGTTTCCTTTTATTCGTTTGTGCTTATTGTTTTTGATAAAATTGGCTAAGTAGTTCATTTACTTGGGTTGGCTGAGTGCCAGTTGACAGCCCCACATGCCACCAACGGATAATCCTACAATAGCAAAATGTTCTAAGCCCAGTTCTTTAGTTAGTAACCAATAATCTTCAGCCATTTGAGCTATGGTGTAAGGCATATTTAGTGGAGTATCAGATAAACCATGTCCCCACAGATCAGGAACTATACAACGATAGTTTTTTGATAATACTTCAATTTGTGGTTTCCACATGTTTGAGTCCCACAAATAGCTGGCCCAAATAATATAGGAAAACCCGTACCATGGTCTTGATAGTGTATTTGTCGGCTGTTAATAGTGGCGTATGGCATTACTCAGCTCCTTACACCAGTTGCTGTGAAGACTTTGAAAGGCTTCCTGTAAATTAGCTAGAAAAATGCTTGGGTTAACTCGGCATCAACGGTAGATGGCGATTTTAATGCAATGTTAGTTACTGGTAAGCAAGTAGTAGAGTATATAAAATGAAAGTAAATAGTTACTATATTTTCAAATGGCCAGATTTACTAAATGTTTGTAGGCAATAATATATACATAATTTGCCGTTATGCTTCTGATGTCAAACAGATGTTTAGAATGCTTTGCATCTAGATATATAAGTTAATTCAAAAGCTAAGTAAAAACATAGCTAATAATAATTATTAAATGAAAGAGAAATGATAATGAATAAAAGAGAAAAAATAAGGTATTGGGGGTTAATAACACTATTGTTTTTCATCAGCTCTAGCTTGGGAGCATCAGAAAAGGTATTGCTGGTAGGTATTGATGGTGTCCAATATGAACGTATTTTAGCCCTCAATACACCTGCATTTGATCGTTTAAATTTAATTAAGGCATATGCTGGTGGCGTGCAATGGCATAAAACACAGCAAAGAACTGTCAGCGGACCTGGATGGTCTACAATAATGACTGGTGTATGGAAGAATAAACATAATATATCGAGTAATACTGATGGTGCTGCAAATAATAATTGGCCGAGTATTTATCGGCATATTTATAATGCGAATCCACAAGCAAAAATATATGGGTATAGTACATGGGGGCCAATTCATACACAATTTTTTGCGAGAGATATGGATATTCTAACTGCTCATGCTGAAGGCGGAAGTGATGATGATAATGTAAATAGAACACTGAGAGTGCTTGAAAATGAGTTCCCTGATTTTATTTTTTTGCACTTAGATGAGCCTGATGCTGCTGGACATAGTCATGGGCATGGCCAAGCGTATGATGACTCAATTGTTCGTTCTGATCAAAGACTGGGCTTGTTGCTTGATGCAGTAGCATTTAGAGAACAACAGTTTGGTGAAAACTGGTTAGTATTGGTAACTACTGATCATGGCCGTAATTCAGCAGGGAAAGGACATGGAGGGCAAACAAAGAAAGAAAAGACAATATTTATAGCAAGTAATAAGCCACTACATTACCAATATAAAAACTATACAGCTGTACCCAATAATAGTTTTGATGGTCTTTATAAAGAGCCTGCCCAAACATATATTGTGCCCACAATTTTAAACTTTTTAGGAATAATGAGCGGTGATCATTGGGGATTAGATGGTTTACCACTCATAGGGCCCATTGAGGCAAAATCAATCTATGTCAACATTGGTGGTAAGCAATGTGGTCTTGAGTGGGATGCAAATGCAGGTACTCCAATCACTATTAGTAGAAATGAGCATGTAGCAAAGTTTGACTGCGAAGGTAATGCAGATCCAGTGTTTATTAGAGGGGATAAAATTTATACTAACATTCATGGCTCTGGTTGTGGTTTACAATGGGATGTTGATAAAGGCACACCATTAACCTTGGAAGAAAATGAGCATGTAGCAAAGTTTGACTGTGCTGGGTATGCTGATCCAATGAATATAAGTGGTAGTGAAATTTCAGTTACTATTAATGATCAAATCTGTGGCTTCCAGTGGGATGCTGATGCAGGCACACCAGTTACTTTAGGTAGTAATGAGCATGTAGCTAAATTTGATTGTGTGGGCAGTGCTGACCCTATTATGGTTAAGTAGTAAGCGTAGGAGTAAGTCTGCTATGGTAAGACTTACTTCTTAAGTATTACCTGTAAAGAATCTTTAGGGGGGCTCTAATCAAATTTCAATAAAACTGATGTTTTTAAGCTATTCTTTGGGCAAGTATTTAGTCTCTATTAATATTAAGAAGCTTCTTGAGTTGTGTAAATTAGCATGAAGATTATTTTTTTTCTGCTGATGTATCTAATAGCAAGTACAGGTTTTGCTGCGAATAAAGATGATAAGAGCCAGGCAATAACAATAGCTTTAAATGATTGGGCAAGCCAGATTGTGTTGTCTTATGTTGTGGGTAATATTTTAAGCAAACAAGGGTATCAGGTTTTATATCGACATATTAGTGTAGCTCAACAGTGGGGGGCATTACGTTTAGGCCAGATTGATCTTCAAATTGAAGTTTGGGAAGGCTCAATGGCTAAGGATTTCAAGCGAATGATTGAAAATGGTGCCATTGTTGATGCAGGCATACATGATGCTAAAACCCGTGAAGAATGGTGGTACCCAGAATATGTAGCAGACTATTGTCCAGGGCTGCCTGACTGGCGAGTATTAAATAAGTGTGTTCATTTATTTACTATGGAACACTCTGGTAATAAAGGGGTATATATAAGCGGACCTTGGGATAGGCAGGAAGGGAAACGCATTCGTGCGTTAAAATTAAATTTTTTATTAAAGCGCATTGGTGGTGAAGCAATTAAACCAACAATTTTATTGGCTATTAAGAAAAAAACTCCATTACTTGTGTTTAATTGGACTCCTAATTGGGTTGAAAATCGTATTAAAGGTAGTTTTGTTGAGTTTCCTGTTTATGAGCCAGAGTGTATAACAAATCCTAAGTGGGGGCCTAATCCTATGAAGACAATGGATTGTGGAAACCCGGTTAATGGCTGGCTAAAAAAAGCTGTGTCAACTAATGTACAAAATATATGGCCTTGTGCTTATAAATTCATTCGTAATATTAACTTTAATAATGAAATGATTTCTGAGGCTGCTGCTCTTTATGAGTATGATAGGCTTTCCTATAATAATGCAGCAGTTCGTTGGCAAGTAAAATATAAAGACATATGGATAGTTTGGTTTCCAAAAGAGTGCTATGGAAGTTAGAAGTAACGTTAGTTTTAGTTATTTCTTAATTTTAATAGATACTGAATAATAGCATTAATCTCAGTTTCAGTTAACTCCTTACCCCAAGGTGGCATATGCTTAGAGCGGTTCATCGCTGCTCCACCTTTTGTAATAATTTGTTGTAAATAAACTAGACTAGCAGTACTTTTGGTTAGATTATAAGGAGGAGGGTTACGAATAACTTTAGCTAGTCGGCCATTGCCCTCGCCGTAGCGACCATGGCACATACTACATCGGGTTACAAAGAGCTTTTGCCCGGCATACTTGGCCATAGGGGCTGTTTTTGTAGCGTTACTTATATATTCATAGGCTTTATCAGGAAAAAAATACAAAAATTGGGTAAATTGGGTAACGGTTTCTAACTCATTCCAGGTAAGCTCATCTTTCCATGGTGGCATGTAATCGCTAATGCCCTCAATAATACTTCCCTCTGCGATCAGTTGACGCAGTTTTGATAAGTCACTAGGATCTTTAATAAATTTTTTTTTGAATAGATTGGTAGAGGGATATTTAGCAACGATAATGGGCAACAGTCCTTCACCCATACCATGATCACCGTGGCAAAGAACGCAGCGCTGTTGAAAAATTTTTGCACCTAATTGTAATTGCTGCTCATTAGCTGGTTTGCCAGTCACTGAGCAAGTAATTGCTAAGGCTAGTATTAAAATATATAGGTTATAGTTTTTAGTGACTAGCATAAGCATTAACTTAATCACTCTTCAACTATAATTTTCATGTTCATGCTTGGATGGATAGCACATTCTACCTCAATGACTCCAGGTTGCTTAACTTTAATTGACCTGAACTCCCCCTGTGGGTATGAGCCAAGATCAAAAAACATGGTATCAGATAAGCTAAAAATATTATGGAAAAATGGATCTTGGTTAGTAAAGCGAATTTCATCCCCTACTTTTACCCTAAGCTCATTAGTACTAAACTCTTTATTTTTCTGATCAACAATGTGTACATCGGCAGTAAGTAGCAGTGGATAAATAAGTGCTATAGAAAAGCAAGCCAGTTTATATACTTTCATTTTCAGTTTATACATCTAAGGTAAAATGGGAACGGGGTAACTATCTGTTGTTGTGGTTAGTGCCTCCAAGAACAATTTTAGCTGTTTTTTTTCAATCTTGGATAATGATAACTTTTTCATTTCTGGGTCTATGTTGGTAGTTACTTCTCCACCTTGGGTGTAGTGATCTATCACATCAGTTAAAGTCGCGGCTGATCCATCATGAAAATAAGGGGCTGTTAGTCCAATTCCTCTAAGAGGTGGAGTCTTGAAAGCGCCTTTTGAAATTTTAATGGGTTTAATGTTGTAACGACCTAAATCTGGATTGGAGGAAGCAAAAGACTTTAAGCCAATATTATGAAATCCATCATCAGTAAAGTTAGGAGGATGATGGCAGCTTGCACAATTACCTTTAGTCTTATTTATAAAAACCTGAAATCCAGCTACCTGATCAGCAGACATAGCAGCAGATTCACCTGCAATCCAGCGATCAAAAGGGGTGTTCTTACTAATAATCGTACGCTCAAATTGAGCTATGGCGGCAGCTAGAGTCTCTTTGTTGATATGTTTACCTGGAAAAGCTTTTGCAAACAATCTTCTGTATGTAGAGTTTTGGCTAAGAAAAATAAGTAGCTTTTCATAGTCTGCATTCATTTCATGCTCTGCCCCCATCACGCCCAAAACTTGGCTTTCAAGGTTTGATTGGCGTCCATCCCACATAAAAATTTTGTTATAAGCTACGTTGATAAGAGAGGGGGTTGCTCGATTTAAACTTATTCCTTGTTGGCCAATCGCTGTTTTCAATCCATCACTCCAACCTAATGATGGATTGTGACAGGTGGAGCAAGCAAAATTGCCGTTGGCACTTAATCTAGGATCAAAAAATAACAGCTTGCCTAGCTGTAACTGTTCTACTGCATTAGCTGCTGTCGTTATAGGGGGGACTGGTAATAGCCATTGTTGTAAAGAGGGATGGCCAGGTTCGAAGTAAGTAATAGAGTCACTGTCTTCACTGGCATATAGCACAGAAATTAATTCTGGTAACAGTAGTAAAGTTAATAAGAATGGCTGTAAAAATAAGCCTTTTAAATATATGCCTGAAGCCATAGTATAATAGCCTAAAATTTTAGAGTATAGGCATCAGTTCTATAATACTAGCTATGAATAAATGAAATGCAACGTTAAGGCGTATAGCTATAGGATAGACCTACACTAGCTATCAGCTACAATAACATCTATAAAGGCTATTGTAATGACGCTTTATTACAATACCTGATATACGAAAAATAGTATATATCAAAAGAATCAACTAAATGTTAGTTCAGTGGCTTGAGCAAAAATCACTTAAAATAAAAACCTTTTTACCACCATTAATTTGCATAGTGGCAATGTTGTTTGTTGTAGCCAGTACTTTTTGGTATACCTACCAGCAACGTGTTAGGTTAATTCATATAGAAACTGATAGTCAACAGAAGTCTAAAATCATAGATGAAATTGCCCTAACACAGTTTTCTGTCCAGCAAGAACTTCTAATAACACTGTTGCGAAATATTTCTATAGAAAAAGCTCAGCTT
Above is a genomic segment from Spartinivicinus poritis containing:
- a CDS encoding cytochrome c, whose product is MLVTKNYNLYILILALAITCSVTGKPANEQQLQLGAKIFQQRCVLCHGDHGMGEGLLPIIVAKYPSTNLFKKKFIKDPSDLSKLRQLIAEGSIIEGISDYMPPWKDELTWNELETVTQFTQFLYFFPDKAYEYISNATKTAPMAKYAGQKLFVTRCSMCHGRYGEGNGRLAKVIRNPPPYNLTKSTASLVYLQQIITKGGAAMNRSKHMPPWGKELTETEINAIIQYLLKLRNN
- a CDS encoding plastocyanin/azurin family copper-binding protein — translated: MKVYKLACFSIALIYPLLLTADVHIVDQKNKEFSTNELRVKVGDEIRFTNQDPFFHNIFSLSDTMFFDLGSYPQGEFRSIKVKQPGVIEVECAIHPSMNMKIIVEE
- a CDS encoding ABC transporter substrate-binding protein, which produces MKIIFFLLMYLIASTGFAANKDDKSQAITIALNDWASQIVLSYVVGNILSKQGYQVLYRHISVAQQWGALRLGQIDLQIEVWEGSMAKDFKRMIENGAIVDAGIHDAKTREEWWYPEYVADYCPGLPDWRVLNKCVHLFTMEHSGNKGVYISGPWDRQEGKRIRALKLNFLLKRIGGEAIKPTILLAIKKKTPLLVFNWTPNWVENRIKGSFVEFPVYEPECITNPKWGPNPMKTMDCGNPVNGWLKKAVSTNVQNIWPCAYKFIRNINFNNEMISEAAALYEYDRLSYNNAAVRWQVKYKDIWIVWFPKECYGS
- a CDS encoding cytochrome-c peroxidase, with product MASGIYLKGLFLQPFLLTLLLLPELISVLYASEDSDSITYFEPGHPSLQQWLLPVPPITTAANAVEQLQLGKLLFFDPRLSANGNFACSTCHNPSLGWSDGLKTAIGQQGISLNRATPSLINVAYNKIFMWDGRQSNLESQVLGVMGAEHEMNADYEKLLIFLSQNSTYRRLFAKAFPGKHINKETLAAAIAQFERTIISKNTPFDRWIAGESAAMSADQVAGFQVFINKTKGNCASCHHPPNFTDDGFHNIGLKSFASSNPDLGRYNIKPIKISKGAFKTPPLRGIGLTAPYFHDGSAATLTDVIDHYTQGGEVTTNIDPEMKKLSLSKIEKKQLKLFLEALTTTTDSYPVPILP
- a CDS encoding ATP-grasp domain-containing protein, producing MLPQLVCLTKALQSLHIPYRLLDPEGNLIRVQLLSNNYLFQSNRTPFNSESVAQICLDKEHTYHILKSVINMPKTTGFIDYQQASEYPQYTRFNSLDKIVKKIESQFSYPMVIKRNRGALSKNVFLCQLKKELINALHIIYNRQSLDYDYVALAQQFINTKQEYRAIFFKRELVLAYERYTDQEGFKASYWNLPGGYSKHITDNCLLKELQTFVEPIFQHIPAEMVGVDIIRDTSNNLFLVELNSGPKFSHFIQFNGEELIIEMYKKIIKKIIDTTHYNKAI
- a CDS encoding alkaline phosphatase family protein, with the protein product MNKREKIRYWGLITLLFFISSSLGASEKVLLVGIDGVQYERILALNTPAFDRLNLIKAYAGGVQWHKTQQRTVSGPGWSTIMTGVWKNKHNISSNTDGAANNNWPSIYRHIYNANPQAKIYGYSTWGPIHTQFFARDMDILTAHAEGGSDDDNVNRTLRVLENEFPDFIFLHLDEPDAAGHSHGHGQAYDDSIVRSDQRLGLLLDAVAFREQQFGENWLVLVTTDHGRNSAGKGHGGQTKKEKTIFIASNKPLHYQYKNYTAVPNNSFDGLYKEPAQTYIVPTILNFLGIMSGDHWGLDGLPLIGPIEAKSIYVNIGGKQCGLEWDANAGTPITISRNEHVAKFDCEGNADPVFIRGDKIYTNIHGSGCGLQWDVDKGTPLTLEENEHVAKFDCAGYADPMNISGSEISVTINDQICGFQWDADAGTPVTLGSNEHVAKFDCVGSADPIMVK
- a CDS encoding KamA family radical SAM protein; its protein translation is MTKKNYQLKYYNINNFETIPQLQALSDDQKHTMRVISHVLPFRTNNYVINELIDWNNIPEDPMFQLAFMQHEFLSKKQFNQVASAIHQTNYPDKLKRVIHKVRAQLNPHPAEQLVHNVPLLAGTPVPGLQHKYRETALIFPTAGQTCFTYCTFCFRWPQFIGEKQLKFATDQSQLFFQYLKHHKEITDVLITGGDPMIMSARHLDKLISPLLSNDYKHIQNIRIGSKVLSFWPYRFITDQDADQYLYIFEKVNKSGKHLAFMAHFNHWRELETEATQEAVQRILTTGTSIRCQSPLLRKINDDPNIWQQMWQTQVKLGMIPYYMFVERDTGPKSYYEIPLVKAYEIFRQAYQKTSGLARTVRGPSMSAAPGKITVEGIEEIAGEKVIQLKFLQSRNPEWCNKIFYAKYNDKACWLSDLVPAFGKQVFFFEAELLKSTVNSVNNKDNIDVTPVSLSY
- a CDS encoding alpha/beta fold hydrolase, whose amino-acid sequence is MWKPQIEVLSKNYRCIVPDLWGHGLSDTPLNMPYTIAQMAEDYWLLTKELGLEHFAIVGLSVGGMWGCQLALSQPK